Part of the Lotus japonicus ecotype B-129 chromosome 6, LjGifu_v1.2 genome, AAATCATGGTGAACTACTTCTCTTTACCATAATTTTGATTTCTTCAAACGAATTTCCTAACATACATTCCAGAGGGATAATAGTGAAGTCTTGACCATTTAAACACCAATTCCTTAATCCTTACGAAGAAAATCCTTATCCATAGAATGTGAGACTCCGATTAACCAAtcacattaaaaaaacaatttttagaCAGACTAAGATCAGCACTTTCACTTTTTTCCCCTGCTGTGTGCAGTGGCTAAGGTTCTGATTAAGTCATTTATACGCATGACCACATCAGAAAGGGAATATTAACTTTAAGGATTAGCATTTGGCTGTAAAATATGACAAAGTGGTGTTTGTTGGATGAGGTTAGTACGGGATAAAAAGTTAACTTTAAATATTATTGAACATTACTTTACAAGGTCGGTGGAAGCATCTCCAATTCCCTTGACCAATGCAAAACTTTAACAGaatgtttggttggaggagaacggaggggaggggaggggagggatttttaaaatctaatcttgtttggttcaaactttaggaggggaggggagggaaatggaGGGGAGCAAAATCCCTCCAACCTTAATTTTTTGTTCCCCCCAAAAGTGGGGGAATTAGGAGGAGAAATAACCCTgcacaaatttaaaaattacaattttttatcCGCCGATGCCGCCCCCCTCTCCAGTCTCTCTCTGCCACTGCCGCCGCCTCCTTCTCAGCGATGCTGCCCCCCTGCATCCGCAACACAGCCGCAATCCCTTCTTCATCACCAATTGAATCAATCAGACCCTTCTTCTAAACAATCTTTGCTTCATAGGATTGTCGAAAAGCACACGTAGCAGTTTTTCTGTGTTCTTCTTGTTGCGTCATGTTTAGAATTCCAGGCTTTGTTAATTCTGCAAAATGTTATAAACCAGGTCCCGGAGCTTGATTGGCGAATTGGTTAATAGCTTTAAACGAAAATTGAACTGGCTTGAGCATGCCTATCATGGCATCGCTGTTCGGCGAATTGGTTAATAGCTTCAGAAATAACGTTGTTGGCCCTTACGTTGTCAACCAAGTTTACTTATCAATTTAATGAGCTTACCGGTGATACATGAACTTAGCTTTGTTTTATAGCACAGTCCTAATATCATCTATTATTGCAATTCAAAGTCATGTGTATGATGTATCTTTGGTTGTGTTGATGCAATAATGGCTTAAGCTGATTGCAGGTatgtaaatatataaaaaggtataaaagtaattttaattataaaatcatgatgaatcaaataaaaaaaagttattttccctcccctcccctcctatgaaccaaacgtaataagtattaaaatctctcccctcccttcccctcccctcctctCCCCTCTATTAAAATCCCTCCCGtcccctcccctcctttgaaccaaacaGTATGTAAATGAAAGTACAGAATTAGAAGTCGTGGTCAATACTATTTTTTCTTGTAAGTGTTGGTTTAACTGATGTAAAACATTAAACGAAAGTAAATTACACTACGGTGTCGGTCCGCTACTTATCATCATGCTAATTTGCTATTAGCGTCGACTGCGACGAAAGTAAACCAACGACCAATTTAGTGTGATTGAGGCTAGTTGAACTCAGTCTGACTCATAACATAGCCTCGATAGGGCGACACTATTCTTTGAGGTTTCTCCATCCCATTGTCCATATAAGTCCCCTCCACCCCCTCAAACTCTACCCTCACGCTTCTCCTAACCCTCACCCGCGCCCCAAGGCCGTGGAAGCATATCTCCAAAGTATGTTGTGATCTTTGTCAAAGTAAATACTAgtctttcattttttctttctttgcagGATGGCTTCATTCTTCATTTACCTTGCCTCTATTTGGGTTATGAAGTAACATTTCTAGAGTTCTTAAGCATAAATTTGGAAAGTAATTATTTTGACCGATGAAAAACGTTAAATAAGAAAGTAAAAAATTAGAAGTCAAAGCCAAcactaatttttcatttttagcaTCGGTTCAACCGATGCACACTAATTCACTATCAGTGTCGATTATGATGAAAGTAAAACCAGCGACCAACTTCGTGTGCTCAACGCTGAGTCGGACCCATCTCGTAGGTCCAAAATGTAGCTTCGGTCGGGCCGACGCTAATCATCGAGGGTTTCTCCGCCCATCATCCACTTAAGCCCCATCCACCCTCTCCCGCCTCAAACCCTACTCTCATGCTTCTTCTAACCCTCACCCGCGCCCCAAGGTTGCTGGAAGCATATCTCCAAAGTATTGTGTGATCTTTGTCAAAGTAAATACtagtctttctttttttctttgcaAGATGGCTTCATTCTTCATTTACCTGGCCTCTATTTGGCTTATGAAAAGCATAAAATTGGAAAGTAATCCATTTGTATCATGATTTTTGCAGTATGATATTCCTCAAATTGGTCACTTGACATGCTAAAAACACTATTTAATTTGTTGAGATTCTTACGTGACGTAATTAAGAAACTAACAAAGATGTAATTAAGAAACTAACAAAGATAACAATTCAATAAAACAACTCCACAACATAAATGAAATACCACAGACCTCGTGAAATCTCACAtaatttttatgtatatttactCCTATAATCATTAGAAAAACTATGAACAATGTACTTAAATCATATatgaaatgttattttcttagtATTATGTTTGACATTAAAGCATTTCCATGCTAAAATATTCCTCAAATTGGTCACTTGATCAATCATCACATGACTTCAGAAAAATAGTAAAGCAACCAAACTAATTGTAGAAGAACTACtactttatatttttaatactgATCCAATCAAACAGATACCACCCGTTTCTATTTTGACACTAAAAGGATTTCTGATGAATGGAAGACTCCTCTCTCTGCATCTTCAATTGTTTGTAGAAGTTCCCAATGAAGGCCTCAGCTTTTGCAAACAACTCTTGCCCCAAAACTCCCCCAATCTCCTCTTCTGCCTCATGTTCTTCTTCATCCATGGTTTCTGCATCAGCTTCTCCACCTCCAATGAAGAAAAGGCTAGGCCTTGAAAGACACTTTTGCACCTTCTCCACTATGGTGACACAAACATCCCTCTGGGATACTGCAGACTTTTCAACAGCCTTAAGCTCTTCTTTGACAATTTCTGAGGTTCCATTTACACAAGTGGTGATGGGAGCTTCTATTTTCTCAGTAAATAAGGCTTCTGGCCTTGAAGGACAATTTTGAACCACATTGTTCATTTTTCTGACAAAAACAATCCTCTGGCTCTGGGGTGCTGCAGAGTTTTCAACACCCTTCAGCTCCTTTTTAACATGTTCTGTGGTGGAAGCTTCTTTTTTCTCAGAAGAGGATTCAGATTCATTCCTGTGTTCTAAAGAGCTGGAAAAAACTGAAAGGAGGCCAGCTTCAGCACCCAGTGcaatgatggtgaagttcaagatGAAGTACAAGAAGGTAGGCCTTAGGGAGGAAGGTAAAAAGGGTGTGATAACAAGAAGAACTAGAACAAAGAGTACTAGAACTTGAGATTTCTGAATCTTGTTCATGGCTTTAATTGGTGAATGAGAAGGAGAAAGATATATTTTGAGGATGAAAAAGATGTTCTGTTTGTAGTTTGAAGTAGTTGGAATAAAGAAGTGTGGGGTTCTGGATGAATATATACAGGCCGATGACAAGTCGCTAGCATTTAACTAATGATGATTGTGATAACGGGTTTGAATTGTTTGTATGAGCCAAAAATTCACCAACCTTTATTATCACTGTTGTACACcagaaaaaatatattcacacaTAAAAGAGGGTAAAAGACATATATTAAGGTGGAATAGTTATGACATGTGTTTCGAAAtcctttttttattattatccgATATCTAGTCACATTAAGATGTCGTCAGATTCGAGAAATAGTCACAGTTAAGACTTTTCATCTCTTATTTAGAGTGTATTATGTGGGGATTGAATTGAACCCGAGAGTTCTTCCCACACACTCAACTTGTATTGTCAACTGAGCTACCTCTCTTAGGTGTTTCGAAATCCTTTTAATTATGAAGTCAAAATTATTTTGCCTAAAGAATTTTTGAATACCGGAAAttaaagaaaagagaaattaatttaattatgagtCATTATATATAAAACTCGTGAATACACAATTATCATTTGACGTACATGTTTATCAGCCGTTTTTTACcgtctcaaaaaaaaaactataaaaaaaagtgtttaGCGAGagagtttttactttttaccaTCCTCCAATAAACATACAAGTTATATGACTAGAACTCCAAAATTGGCaggatttgttatttttaaatacACTGTAAATTATTTACGTATGGCGGACATATGTCTCCACCTATAAATCATTATTTTTCAAAGATGCAAGAGAAGAGGGTGAATTAAAATGGAAAATAATATGGCATGTCTAGCTACATACACTATTTCATGTTTCCTCTCTTATCCCTCCAATTTGCAGTTAACAGAGGGGATCCCACTTTTAATGAAAGAGAATTTTTTTCTACTGAGGTGTCATGTTTTTATTGGAGGGACAGAAAAAAGCAAAGCTAATTTCAATTTAGACTTATAGTACAAGTCTAGAAATTACAGTTATAATAAGATTGAGAATGCTggaaattataataaaattctCAAGCTGTAGGAAATATCTGTTAATTTACGAACGTCGGCAGCAATATAAAGAAAGGATGCTTAAAAATCTAAGAAAATTCTGAAGCAGTTGGAAATATCTCTGTCAAATCACAAATTTTGGCAGCAATCACCTAATAGTAATGTCTTCTAGTGTACAGTATGTGTACAATGAGGTGTTCTATGTGATACCACAAACCACTTCATTAGTCGACATAACTCAAGTCAATTTTCAGGTTCCAACTTAATTAACGTGTCGTGAGCTAGTTACTACTTACAAGATAAAAGATATtctactttgttttttttttttgaacaggtGATTCTACTTTGTTGACCAAAATAAACATGGTGATTTTATTCAACTCAAAAACAAAGTTGAAAATCTCTCATTCTTAAATTTAAAGCAAAAAATTAGCATTAGTTTCGATTTCAATGTCAATCTTAGTGTCAGCTAAATCGATGCAATAATAATGTGAAGTGTTGGTTTTAAACTTCATTCCACTTAAAGATAGTGTGCATGTTAGCGTTTAATTCTCGACCGTTAGCGTCGGCCTCACCGACACTAAAATCACCAACTAAATTTGTGTGTTAATGTCCACCAGTCCATCAACGACGGTGCCCAACCGATGCTAAGATCACCGGCCAACTTAGAGTTGATTATGACCAACGCTAACGTAAAGTGCATCTAGCTCATCTCATCAGTCAAAAAATTAGTTTGGTCTAACTAACATTAACCTTGAACGATATCCCCACCCAATCATCCTTATAAGCTCGCTGAAAACCCTCAAAACCCTCAAACGCTCGATCACACTCTCGAACTTGTGGTGTGAATTGGATTGAGTTCTTACcttgttcttttatttttacttcttcCACTATTTGTTTAAGAATAATTAATCCCTAACCTTTGATAGTGGTCCAGAGAAACTAAGTCAGTTTAAATTTATGAACTAGACTCCTGGTTAGTAGTGCTCACGTGAAAGATGAGTATTGCATTAAAGATTATAAATTTAAGTGTGAATCGAGCATGACTAAATCCTTATCATAAGGATGAACATTAATAATGGTAAAACGTGGTTAGAAGTTAGAAGATAGTGTTGAGCATTACATACAGATTTTTATGACAATACTAAGAGCAATGGATAGGATAGAGGTCGATAACAATATTCGGTTAGGGTGTTTGTTCGAATCAATAATGACCACTGTTTTCTCTGAGTTGAAAGAGGTGATTGTGAATCTCCTTGCTCTACAGCTAATTCGTTTAGAGAGGTTAAAATCTCATCTAAGCTTGTTGTTAACTACGTTGAATTAGTGGAAACCACTCCACTGCGAAAATATCTAATGATGTttggttaattaatttttagagTATACAAGCATCTGACGACTGTGAACTTCTCTCAACTCATGGAGCAAATAATAGAAATATTGAAATATGTGGTGGGAATATACTGACACATTGTTGAGCCAAGATTTCTAATGCTACAATTATCGACACCGGTGTTAGAAGGATGCTTCCTCGACAGGAAGAACCACGACGGAGCTCGAAACCCATCAGGCAACACTTTCCCCAAAGTCAGGAAAGTGAAGGAAAACTCGACAAACCGGCAAACGCGACGAAAGAGGCAGTTACCAAAGGTGGGCAATTATCAGCACGTGTGcgtacccacgatgccacaagCAGCGGTGGTTACCCACGATTCAAGGCTACCCACGTCGCAAGCGAACCAATCAAAGTCACGTGCACAAATccaccggctaaacgtggggtaaggcgccaaaattcaaacccacgaagccatcatgcattgaaaaaaaaccgccaagaacgtggaagaagaagcagcactataaataggaaaagCAGTAGCAGAAAaagaggttcccaactcaagctctgaaaattcaccaaaaagctccaaatgtccgcatcaatgagactcaaggagcaaaacgtgatgatggaggagtatgttgcagaaccaacactttagttttcttgtattTAAGCTTGTTAATTCCCAGTTCCTTTATGCATTTTCCTGTCGAAATCAACATTTCTTGTAGCTTTTGtgttattttgatgtatgtgGTTTCTTTGTAATCGACCCGTGCTTAATGAAATTTAGTTCTATTTAACCGATTCattgttgtcgaaaaacactcacacgcacacaacactttggcaaagcgttttctcaaaaggaccctgaatctaaacttcctttagtcgaactaagaggatatttgtttaccaaaaatccgtgtaaacaaattggcacgcccagtgggaccgtttttgtgaaaactaagtttgacAGAAgctttttgtgtgttttgtttgctgcatgctacttggtatttgttacttgcccTGGTTGTGATTTAcgttttatatgcacctgagaagtggtaagactgtaagtatggcaagcagtcgaggaagaacctcccctcaagggtctaacgtgggtaatcagagcagccccgggggaagtagcggtaacaataatgaagaagtgtctactggaatggggcatgacaccagtatgccaacccagaacgtggcaatttccgcagttgcagaaatgcctgtatctacatcagtacaggcacaaattgttccaacggttacgagggaaaacatgccttatggtatgcctacgtctatgatgcaaggcatacaaggcacgtattcgacattccctgaaaatgttcccccattcagcatacccccttttggggcaaatggaacaatgctaaatttagggagtcgagttagccctcctattcctggatctagttcacaaatttacttatctacaggtatgaatactggttcacttcaagccattaggcagcaagtcgacgatagtaaccatgaaatggtcaACATGTTGTCTCGTCAGATAGGTGAGATAATTAATCCTGTGCTCCAAAacaataatgccaataatcagcatttggcacgacagatggatcgtttggcgacagccctgggggcaccagtcgaaatccaaccggcaccaggggtTAACCAGATTCCAGCGCCTAACCATGCCCCCGCtcctgtgcgctatcaagcgccacaacaccaaaacatgggggcaaaccctttgtttggGGGAAATGAGGTAGTGCAACCACCATTACAAAATGTGTACATGGTGAACAGGGATGAGCACGCTGATGGTGTACTAGAacgaattcgacaccagaatgctggggggcaacaaaatgttgctgctgtggtggaacaattgttgaaccaacatggcttcaacgtgggtttcgcgaatagaccccattttgtgtcggcctttacagaggaagttctcgaatcagaacttcctcgaggctggaaggtccccaaattcactaagttctcgggggattcaggagagtccactgtagaacacatagtcaggtaccaaatcgaagcaggggacttagccatcaatgaaaatttaaaaatgaagtactttcCGAGCTCCTTAACtaagaatgcatttacctggttcaccaccctcgctcctaggtcagtccatacatgggcccagttggaaagaattttccatgaacagttctttaggggagagtgcaaagtgagtttgaaggatttggctagtgtcaaaagaaagccagcagaatTCATTGATGActatctaaacaggtttaggatgcttaaatctcgatgtttcactcacgtccctgaacacgagttagttgtcttagccgctggtggtttagagtattctattagaaagaaaatcgatactcagtacattcgagatatgtctctgctcgcagatagagtgaggcacatcgaattactaaaggccgaaaagtctgaggaaagggccaagactactaagtggccaaagaaggaaaaagtggcGTACATAGATGCTGATCCAGTATGTCaaagtccatgtgtctatcgagaagtccctgcagacgtcgacttaaatgatgtcaatctggctgaacttcagtcaggcgatccttatgtttgtaaagcattgaaaccacgtgaaaacaaacttggggaggaaaaccccaaaaacacgattcctgctgtgaaaacttatacttttgatgtgaccaaatgtgatgcaatttatgatatacttgtgacTGATGGTTtacttgtggtccctaaagaccaaaagcttccttctcctgaacagaggaaggggaagaaatattgtaaataccataacttttttggtcattggacctcacaatgtgttcgtttcagggatcttgtg contains:
- the LOC130726839 gene encoding uncharacterized protein LOC130726839, encoding MNKIQKSQVLVLFVLVLLVITPFLPSSLRPTFLYFILNFTIIALGAEAGLLSVFSSSLEHRNESESSSEKKEASTTEHVKKELKGVENSAAPQSQRIVFVRKMNNVVQNCPSRPEALFTEKIEAPITTCVNGTSEIVKEELKAVEKSAVSQRDVCVTIVEKVQKCLSRPSLFFIGGGEADAETMDEEEHEAEEEIGGVLGQELFAKAEAFIGNFYKQLKMQREESSIHQKSF